The region GGCGTTGTCGAAACCGGGTCAGTCGATTGCGTTCCGTCAACCCTAAAATTAACGTCCGAAATAGTTCCTACACCGCTAACAGGAATAACTAAATTAATTCCGGCAGGTACATTGTCAGTTATCGCCACTTCCGGGCCCGTGTAACTAAAGGTGCCGCCGCATGCCGGAGTTCCAGTCGCGGTGGCAGTCGCAGTAGCCGTTGAGGTCGCAGTCGCTCCGGCCGTTGGGGTGTTTGTTGGAGTGAATGTAGATGTCGAAGTCGCTGTCGCTGTATTGGTTGGCGTCCCTGCCGCGCAGCCACTCGTCGTAATGCGCAAAGTCCATCCGCCGCTGATGCTTCCGATGTCTGTTCCGGCGTCGTCGCGGACATAAAGTGCCCAAGTGCCGTTCGGCGCAGTTCCGTTAAATACGGACAGTAAAGCATTGGTGCCTGCTGCCGGTGCCGGTGCGGGGAATGTGTCGGCCCCATCGTTAATATTCGTTGGAATGTAAGTGCCGGCCGTCAACGGTCCAGCATTAACTATGGTCGCTGCCGCTGCATCGTCAAACGTGAGGTTGATATTTGAAACGTCACCGCTGCCGCCCGCATCCGACATGAATACCGCCGTTTGACCCGCAGGCCCGACCAGCAGAATATCAATGTCATCCGGGAACGTATGCGTCATTCCGGTAAGATCGACCGTCACTTTTGTGATGGTACCCGTCATTCCCGAAGCCACTATGTTCGAAGGATACGGTGCTCCCGCCGCATTGTCGTTGATCGTGATCGCGGCCGTGTTCGAAAAGTTAGCCGTGCAGGACGGAGACGGCGTTCCAGTTGAGGTCGCTGTAGCCGTGGATGTTGCCGTTGCCGTATTAGTTGCCGTCGCCGTATTCGTCGGCGTAAAGGTGTTCGTCGGCGTAGGCGATGCGGTTGCTGTGTTGGTCGCCGTTCCGGCGGCGGTCGGTGTTGCAAAACCCTCCACGATTGTTGTTCCGTTATCTGTTGACGTGACGCCAGTCCCTGCGGTGATGCCCATCCCTCGAATGGCCATGCCCTTCCAGACATCAGCGACATCAACCGCTGCCTCTGGTGCCAAAGAAAGTGCTTGGGCCGCGGCAAGAATTGAATCCCGCATCGTCTGGAAGTTCGGGTTATTGGCCGAAAGCTTCATTGCATCCGTTACGATCTGCAAGAATCTCTGGTTGCCCGCTGTAGCACCCAGCCTATTGATGAACTGTGCTCGGACTTCCCACAGCATAGAAACCCAAACCTCGCCGCCTCGATGTGGTCCGGTCGCACAACTGCCTGTGCCTAACCACGCCGACGGTGCAAAAGCACCTCCGGAGATGGTGCAGGCCGTAGTCGCATCAATCGCGGTAAGAGGATTGTGCGGCAGGTTGCTCGGGCCGCCCACGGACGACATGATCGCATAGGGGTATCGCCGAATGCCGTAATAAGTATTGTCAGTGCCAATCGGAAATGCGGTAACTTGGTAGGTTGCGTATCCACCAGTCGAATAAACACCATTTAAAGGATCAGTTGGTTCCGCTAAAAGACAAAGAGCATAAAAATCGCTCCACCCTTCGCCCATCTGGCCGCCGCGAGTGTTTAACAGTCCTGCGTTGTTACCAATCAATCGGTTTGAAAGTCCATGCGTGAACTCATGGATTACAATTTCAGTATCAAGGTCGCCATCACGGTTATTCGTCGTGTTAGTGAAACGATACATCTGGCATCTACCGCGAGTACCATCAGATCCCGAGGCAAAGTTGGCGTTATTTGTTCCGCTCGAATCCTGAACCTCCGCTGAGACACGATCCGCCTGGTTTCCGCCGCGGCCAAAATTATCATTTTGAAAATTTCTTGCAGGTTCGGTAAAACCCAACTGATACATAATGTCGTGGTAACGGTTTCCAACATAGAACAGTTGGGTAGTAGCACCGCTGCGCGAATTCGCTGTCGTCACTGCATCGGGCGGTGCAGGATTTCCGGGAGGTGGGTTGTAAGCAAAATTGAAAACACGGGTCGCTCCGGCCTGAGCGGCATCAACTCCATTTGTTCCGTCAATGTCGAGACCTGCCTGAAGGGCGTTTCCGTCCGTCCAGCCATTCGCACCGTTTGCACCATCTGTGATCCAGCCCAAATTGTTGAATGAAAGAGCTCCTTCATTACCTATCAACGTTCGATTTACTCGAGCGATCGGAGCACCTTGTGTACCAAGCGTCGGACTGACCGGTCCTGGCGAAAGCGGAGCTGGGCTATCCGCGGCGTCTATCCACGCATTTGAGTTTCCGTAAACATTATATGTAGCCGACTGGGTCTGGTCATTCGCAAGATTCCTGCGCCAGAGCATCGTACCAGTCTTTGCGTCAACGATCACATAAAATGCATTTACCGGCTTCCATATCAACACTCTCCATGCCGGAATGGCTACGCCTGGTTCGGTCGGAAAGTACATTTTCTCTGCCGTGATATCCCAGTCGCCGCCCGCGCCAAATCTTACCTTAATGTCCGAGGATGCTGCTCTGTTGGGAAGAGCATCATTTGTCTTTAACCGGTAATCTGCATGCGGAGCAGCATAGCGGACCGCATCGACAGGGTCGCCAAAATTGGTTGAAAGTCTGTCATAGTCCAAGCCGGGAGCGAGATTGTTGACCACACGGATCATTTCGCCCTGTTTCGTGAAACCAGCCTTTACAGTGCCGCGAAATACGGGAATGCCGTGGATATACTGTTCGAGTTCGACCCACGAAAGGTTGCCGTCAGGATTTGTGTAGTCTGCAAAGATCTTGAGAGCATCGATCTGTTGATTTGATGCTCCGACGAGGGAGTTGTTTTCTTTCAGGAAGTTGATCAGGACATCGGCATGTTTTTTTCCTGCGGGACGTGTAGTTCCGGTCAAGAAGGCTCTTCCTTTTACAGGATCAGGCCCGATCACTTCGGGAATGCGAATATCGGAGTTGTATTCGATCGCGAGGGTCGGGATGCGCGATCTCAAAGCCTCTTCGCCGGTGACAAAACCACTGCGTATGGCCTCTACATTTGATTGATCTTTGCCGGACGCTTGCCGATACGCCGCGATGAAGCGTGCGGTATCGTCGCCTTGCTGCTCGCGAATGTCGTAGTTTGGAAGATTATCGTCGTGACTCACCGTTCGCTCGCTGCTGCCCTGGCCTTTGCCGGCGGCCGCTTTCGAGCTGTACTGATAAGGAACTACAATGATCGCAGTTAGAATACCCAAAATCACCAAACAAATAAGTAGGCTCCTGCGAGCGTCTGCCTTAGTTCTTTTTAACATTACCTGAAAACCCTCCAAAAAATTACTGACCTTGAACCTGAAAAATGAATAAAAATAGCCCAGTGCCTTTTGCCGGCTGCAAAATAAAGCCGGCAAAAGGCAAAAGCAGCAAATATTTAAAATGCGGCAGCGAAAAGTCGCGCTTTTCACTTTTATTAGGTCGGACGATGAAAGCTAATAGAGCCGATTCATTATATAGCAAATACCCATTTTGTCAAAGAGAAATCAATGACAAAAGGGCATGAAAATTGACTAGCGACCGTATTTCCCCATCGAAAGATTCAGAAATTCTGGCTTGGCTCAAAGCTGTAAAGGACGGAAGCCAGTTCGCCGCGGACACCGACATCATCAACACTTTTCACTTCATCGGCGAGTGACGTGGCCAGCATTGTGATCTCAAAACCGCTTCGAACGCCTGGCCGGGCGGCAGGTATAAACAGGCGCCTTCCCCAAACGATGAGCTTTTCACCATTTTCCGACGTGCCGCCGCCCTGGAATTTAACCTCATAGGCACGCCAGTCGCCATTGAGTTTGATCT is a window of Chloracidobacterium sp. DNA encoding:
- a CDS encoding M36 family metallopeptidase, whose translation is MLKRTKADARRSLLICLVILGILTAIIVVPYQYSSKAAAGKGQGSSERTVSHDDNLPNYDIREQQGDDTARFIAAYRQASGKDQSNVEAIRSGFVTGEEALRSRIPTLAIEYNSDIRIPEVIGPDPVKGRAFLTGTTRPAGKKHADVLINFLKENNSLVGASNQQIDALKIFADYTNPDGNLSWVELEQYIHGIPVFRGTVKAGFTKQGEMIRVVNNLAPGLDYDRLSTNFGDPVDAVRYAAPHADYRLKTNDALPNRAASSDIKVRFGAGGDWDITAEKMYFPTEPGVAIPAWRVLIWKPVNAFYVIVDAKTGTMLWRRNLANDQTQSATYNVYGNSNAWIDAADSPAPLSPGPVSPTLGTQGAPIARVNRTLIGNEGALSFNNLGWITDGANGANGWTDGNALQAGLDIDGTNGVDAAQAGATRVFNFAYNPPPGNPAPPDAVTTANSRSGATTQLFYVGNRYHDIMYQLGFTEPARNFQNDNFGRGGNQADRVSAEVQDSSGTNNANFASGSDGTRGRCQMYRFTNTTNNRDGDLDTEIVIHEFTHGLSNRLIGNNAGLLNTRGGQMGEGWSDFYALCLLAEPTDPLNGVYSTGGYATYQVTAFPIGTDNTYYGIRRYPYAIMSSVGGPSNLPHNPLTAIDATTACTISGGAFAPSAWLGTGSCATGPHRGGEVWVSMLWEVRAQFINRLGATAGNQRFLQIVTDAMKLSANNPNFQTMRDSILAAAQALSLAPEAAVDVADVWKGMAIRGMGITAGTGVTSTDNGTTIVEGFATPTAAGTATNTATASPTPTNTFTPTNTATATNTATATSTATATSTGTPSPSCTANFSNTAAITINDNAAGAPYPSNIVASGMTGTITKVTVDLTGMTHTFPDDIDILLVGPAGQTAVFMSDAGGSGDVSNINLTFDDAAAATIVNAGPLTAGTYIPTNINDGADTFPAPAPAAGTNALLSVFNGTAPNGTWALYVRDDAGTDIGSISGGWTLRITTSGCAAGTPTNTATATSTSTFTPTNTPTAGATATSTATATATATGTPACGGTFSYTGPEVAITDNVPAGINLVIPVSGVGTISDVNFRVDGTQSTDPVSTTPGINHSWVGDLVIKITSPLGTTVTAFDQPGVPASTFGCASNNLAQLILDDDGGFPALEGQCGADTNAAFPTGSFSPNNVLSAFDGQNADGNWTINVSDVAGGDVGSARAVSLIFGGACGTPTATNTPTATFTGTPVATSTSTATNTSTPTFTPTSTSTNTSTPTNTPTATSTGTPTCFTVLYDQSNNMALNGTNSQDFETANDSFDNRSADDFVVPSGQTWTIQQVVANGQFFNGLGPADSFNVTFYTNVANAPGSVVAGGSFTGASYTNVGDAFTIALPSSMVLTTGTYWVSVQVRMDYTPGGQWGWNNRTTQSNSAAVWQNPGGGFAIPACTGWAARGATCGIDSAAPDQSFQIIGTSGAGCSTATPTNTATPTNTATNTPNNTPTNTATNTSTPTATATFTPTATSTNTSTSTPTNTPTAGPTNTSTNTPSATSTSTSTPTNTATATATSTATPSGSCVAVSIPSTQSLTGITATMSVNTTNMTGLGAISADATVTYDPAVLTPLANATFGVTLGTVGNSNGGGRTLSVSNPSAGTLIISLFGVTELQGSGDLVNLNFNVVGLPGTSSALTFETFFYNEETPCSTTTNGSLSVISGTISGVVTYGNAIGAPTPRFVSNVLISGAGSPAVSTTSSFPTGAYSLGGFGPGAYTITPSKTGSQNGAISSFDSGRVAQYVAGVVSLNPTQQAVADVSNNGGISSFDAAMIAAYTVSVPGSGQTGLWKFNPLDYSHPNVNANITGENFAALLMGEVSGNWTDSGARSTEGNGPERSTAVTAPRLVTPADNEVIVPVSVQGVANKGIISYEFDLRYDPSVIQPQENPVEVAGTVSRGLSTAVNTLEPGLLRVALYGPMALNGDGVLLNLKFTAVGAAGSVSPLTWEKMVFNEGDPGTIITDGQVELSAAAPNQAEISGRLLTTLGAGIPNARVTLTDSTGQTRSAVSNGFGVYRFAGLQVGQTYTITVTSRNYNFAPLTVSVTDQVVNTDMIAGQ